A window of Drosophila subobscura isolate 14011-0131.10 chromosome E, UCBerk_Dsub_1.0, whole genome shotgun sequence contains these coding sequences:
- the LOC117890931 gene encoding zinc finger HIT domain-containing protein 3 has translation MECAICAESPKKYKCSKCMAPYCSVKCYKVHKDSVECNQQAAAAAKNEVSEKIAEDEPTLHAPFPSDDTVPLEKLQELKTCEPLHQLLRNPHLRDLLKQIDVAHNVQLAMTAAMQEPLFLEFADACMQVVEPMSQAERDEYELCS, from the exons ATGGAATGCGCAATTTGTGCGGAATCCccaaagaaatacaaatgcaGCAAGTGCATGGCTCCCTA TTGTTCAGTGAAGTGCTACAAGGTTCACAAGGACTCGGTGGAATGCAATCAAcaagcagcggctgctgccaaGAATGAAGTCTCAGAGAAGATTGCCGAGGACGAGCCCACGCTGCATGCCCCCTTCCCCAGCGATGACACTGTGCCGCTAgagaagctgcaggagctAA AAACATGCGAGCCCCTGCACCAGCTACTCCGCAATCCCCACCTCCGGGATCTTCTCAAACAGATTGACGTGGCGCACAACGTCCAGTTGGCCATGACAGCGGCCATGCAGGAGCCGCTCTTCCTCGAATTCGCTGACGCTTGCATGCAGGTCGTAGAGCCCATGTCCCAAGCGGAGCGCGACGAATACGAGCTATGCTCCTAA
- the LOC117890930 gene encoding beta-glucuronidase, which translates to MRGLTWPWMWLLSIVIVAGHGENNGQDEAQQQPVFFHKHFTAPVPTTGLLYPRESETREVRKLDGMWRLLISQPSDPLQGVREKWYDDSLHKTGLEIIPMPVPASYNDITTDNLRDHVGTVWYERTFFVSRDWEENRRTWLRFGSVHYEAVVWINGQNAMSHSIGHLPFEADISNLLNFGGENRITVMCDNRLTNHTVPQGQVSTVKTDSGETPIQSYTFDFFNYAGIHRSVHLYTTPLVHISDIAISTQLSSDQVGRIDYRIWLDGSTEDSTMQPTHVLVQLRDSDGVLAAQQVNRAVYNGTLLVPGAKPWWPYLMHPEPGYLYSLEFELFGSSDEGDDGDELLDAYRLPVGIRTLSWTPTSLLLNGKPLYLRGFGRHEDSDIRGKGLDNALLARDFNLIKWVGANAYRTSHYPYSEESMQFADEHGIMIVDECSAVNIDIFEPELLSNHMSALEQLIHRDRNHASVIAWSVANEPRSFKMGALSYFQALVNYTRSIAQGRPLTAAINASPDPPKQCHLAALLDIVGFNRYNAWYQNSGRTDMIVNLLTEEAQRWHQNFGKPVILFEYGADTMEGLHSLPAYIWSEDYQVALFSQHFKAFDKLRKQKWFIGEFVWNFADFKTAQTYTRVGGNKKGVFTRSRQPKEVAHILRWRYFALAKELDWVPLPKHLSLYISSSVNGNGHARTEL; encoded by the exons ATGCGAGGGCTAACTTGGCCATGGATGTGGCTCCTCTCGATCGTAATTGTCGCTGGCCATGGAGAAAACAACGGACAGGATgaggcgcagcagcaaccagtGTTTTTTCACAAACATTTCACAGCGCCCGTACCAACCACGGGTCTGCTGTATCCACGCGAATCAGAGACGCGGGAGGTGCGCAAACTGGACGGAATGTGGCGCCTACTAATAAGTCAACCGAGTGACCCGCTGCAAGGGGTGCGTGAGAAATGGTACGACGATAGTCTGCACAAGACTGGTCTGGAGATCATCCCGATGCCAGTCCCGGCCTCCTACAACGACATTACCACGGACAACCTGCGCGACCACGTCGGTACCGTCTGGTACGAGCGAACGTTCTTCGTGTCCCGCGACTGGGAGGAAAATCGTCGCACCTGGCTGCGTTTCGGCAGCGTCCACTATGAGGCGGTCGTGTGGATCAACGGGCAAAATGCCATGAGCCACAGCATTGGGCATCTGCCCTTTGAGGCGGATATCAGCAACCTTCTGAACTTTGGCGGCGAGAATCGGATCACAGTCATGTGCGACAACCGCCTGACTAACCACACCGTTCCCCAGGGGCAGGTATCCACAGTGAAGACGGACAGCGGCGAGACACCTATCCAGAGCTACACCTTCGACTTCTTCAACTACGCTGGTATCCACCGCTCTGTCCACCTGTACACCACGCCCCTCGTCCACATCAGCGATATTGCGATCAGCACGCAGCTGTCCTCAGACCAAGTGGGACGCATTGACTACCGCATCTGGTTAGATGGCAGCACTGAAGATTCCACAATGCAGCCAACGCATGTTCTGGTTCAGCTGCGGGACAGCGATGGAGTCTTGGCGGCACAGCAGGTCAACCGCGCTGTCTACAATGGAACTCTCCTGGTACCAGGCGCGAAGCCCTGGTGGCCCTACCTCATGCACCCCGAACCAGGCTACCTCTACAGCCTAGAGTTCGAACTATTCGGGTCCAGCGACGAGGGCGATGATGGGGACGAGCTGCTAGATGCCTACAGACTTCCCGTAGGTATCCGCACTCTTAGCTGGACGCCCACGAGTCTGCTCCTCAATGGGAAACCACTCTACCTCCGAGGATTTGGCCGTCACGAGGATTCCGAT ATTCGGGGCAAGGGCCTGGACAATGCACTTCTCGCACGCGACTTTAACCTGATCAAGTGGGTAGGGGCCAACGCGTACCGAACTTCGCACTACCCCTACTCTGAAGAGTCGATGCAGTTCGCGGACGAGCACGGGATCATGATTGTCGACGAATGCTCCGCTGTCAACATAGATATCTTCGAGCCGGAACTGCTGAGCAACCACATGTCCGCGCTGGAGCAGCTTATTCACAGGGACCGCAATCACGCTAGCGTCATCGCCTGGTCGGTGGCCAACGAGCCGCGCTCCTTCAAGATGGGGGCCCTCAGCTACTTCCA GGCCCTGGTAAATTACACGAGGAGCATAGCCCAGGGACGGCCTCTAACGGCAGCTATCAATGCCAGCCCCGATCCTCCCAAGCAGTGTCACCTGGCCGCGTTACTCGATATTGTCGGTTTCAACCGATATAACGCCTGGTACCAGAACTCGGGACGCACGGACATGATCGTCAATCTGCTGACAGAGGAGGCCCAGCGCTGGCACCAGAACTTCGGGAAGCCCGTGATCCTCTTCGAGTACGGGGCTGATACCATGGAGGGCCTGCACTCG CTCCCAGCCTACATCTGGTCCGAGGACTATCAGGTGGCACTCTTCTCCCAGCACTTCAAGGCCTTTGACAAGCTGCGAAAGCAAAAGTGGTTCATAGGGGAGTTTGTGTGGAACTTTGCCGACTTTAAGACGGCCCAAA CCTACACTCGCGTGGGAGGCAACAAGAAGGGCGTATTTACCCGCTCCCGGCAGCCCAAGGAGGTGGCCCATATACTGCGCTGGCGGTACTTTGCCCTCGCCAAGGAGTTGGACTGGGTCCCCCTGCCCAAGCATCTGAGTCTGTACATTTCGAGCTCAGTCAACGGCAACGGGCACGCGCGCACCGAGCTATAG